GCCTCAACTCGCGCTACACCCCCGCGCTCCAGGCCGTGCCCGCGCTCGGCCAGGTCGCGATGCTGGCGCTCGGCGGCTGGCTGGCCGTGCGCGGCCAGATCACGCTCGGCACCTTCGTCGCCTTCTCCGCCTACCTCGCCCAGCTCGTCGGCCCGGTGCGGATGCTGGCCGTGGTGCTCACCGTCGGACAGCAGGCCCGCGCGGGTGTGGAGCGGGTGCTCGAACTGATCGACACCGAGCCCAGCTTCGAGGACGGCCACAAGGAGCTGCCCGCCGACGCCCCGGCCGGGGTCGAGTTCGACGACGTCTCCTTCTCGTACCACGGCAGGGACGGCGCCGAGAGCGCCCGGCCGGTCCTGGACGGGCTCAGCTTCGAGATCCGCCCCGGCGAGACCCTGGCCGTGGTCGGCGCCTCCGGCAGCGGCAAGTCCACCGTCTCGCTGCTGCTGCCGCGCTTCTACGACGTCACCCACGGCGCCGTCCTCATCGGCGGCCACGACGTACGCGAACTGACCCTGTCCTCGCTGCGGGCCGCGATCGGCCTGGTGCCCGAGGACAGCTTCCTGTTCTCGGACACGGTGCGCGCCAACATCACGTACGGCTTCCCCGACGCCACCCAGGAGCAGCTGGAGAACGCGGCCCGCGCCGCACAGGCGGACCGTTTCATCGCCGACCTGCCGCAGGGCTACGACACCAAGGTCGGCGAGCACGGCCTGACCCTCTCCGGCGGCCAGCGCCAGCGCGTCGCGCTCGCCCGCGCCATCCTCACCGACCCGCGTCTGCTGGTCCTCGACGACGCCACCTCCGCCGTGGACGCCCGCGTCGAGCACGAGATATTCGAGGCGCTGCGCAGCGTGATGGCCGGACGCACCACGCTGCTCATCGCCCACCGCCGCTCCACCCTGAACCTCGCCGACCGCATCGCGGTCCTGGACGGCGGACGTCTCGCCGACATCGGTACGCACGACGAGCTGACCGCGCGCAGCGCCCTGTACCGCAGGCTCCTGACCGACCCCGACGAACTGGGCGCCGCCTCGCCGGGCCACGTCGCGGCAGCTCAGGGCCCGGACCCGGAGGCCGAGGCGCGCGCGGTGCGCGAGGAACTGGACGCCGAGTTCGACGCGGAGCGCGGCCTCACCCCGGCCTTGTGGAGCGGGGACCGCGAGCCCCGGGACACCGCCATGGAGGGCATGCCCTCCACCCCCGAACTGCTCGCCGAGGTGGACCGGCTGCCACCCGCGACCGACACCCCGGACGTCGACGAACGGCGGGCCGTCACCCCCGAGGACTCCTACGGACTGCGCCGCCTGCTGCGCGGATTCGGCGGACCGCTGCTGTTCGCGCTCGCGCTGGTCGCGGCGGACGCGGGGATGGGCCTGCTGTTGCCGGTACTGATCCGGCACGGCATCGACGAGGGCGTGAACGAGCTCGCCCTCGGCGCCGTGTGGACGGCCTCCCTGCTGGCACTGCTCGCGGTCGGCGCCCAGTGGGTGGCCCAGACCGGGGAGACCCGGGTGACCGGCAGGACCGGCGAGCGGGTGCTCTACGCGCTGCGCCTGAAGATCTTCGCGCAGCTCCAGCGGCTCGGCCTCGACTACTACGAGCGCGAGCTGACCGGGCGGATCATGACCCGGATGACCACGGACGTCGACGCCCTGTCGACCTTCCTGCAGACCGGTCTCGTCACGGCCTTCGTCTCCGTGGTCACCTTCTTCGGGATCATGGTCGTGCTCGTGGTCATCGACCTCCAGCTGGCACTCGTCGTCTTCCTGACCCTGCCGCCGCTGATCGTCGGCACGTACTTCTTCCGCAAGAAGAGCGTGCAGGCCTACGAACTCGCGCGGGAGCGGGTCTCGGCGGTCAACGCCGACCTCCAGGAATCCGTGTCCGGCCTGCGCATCCTCCAGGTCTTCGGGCGCGAGGCCTCGGGCCGCGAGCGGTTCGCCGAGCGCAGCTTCGCCTACCGCGAGGCCCGGGTGCACGGCCAGTGGCTGATCTCCGTCTACTTCCCCTTCGTCCAGCTCCTTGCCTCGGCCGCGGCGGCCGCCGTGATCGTGGTCGGCGCGGGTCGTATCGACGAACGCAGCCTGTCCACCGGCGCGTTGGTCGCGTATCTGCTCTACATCGACCTCTTCTTCGCCCCCGTCCAGCAGCTCTCGCAGGTCTTCGACGGCTACCAGCAGGCCTCCGTCTCGCTCGGCCGCATCCAGGAACTCCTGCGCGAACCGACCTCCACCCGTACCGCTGACAAGCCGCTCGACGTCGGCGCGCTGCGCGGCGAACTCGCCTTCGAGGACGTCGACTTCGCCTACGGCGACGAGGAGGAGGCGCTCACCGGCATCCGTCTGCAGATACCCGCGGGCCAGACCGTCGCCTTCGTCGGCGAGACCGGCGCGGGCAAGTCCACCCTGGTCAAGCTGGTGGCACGGTTCTACGACCCGACCGGCGGGCGGATCACCGTCGACGGCATGGACCTGCGTGACCTCGACCTCACCGGCTACCGGCACCGCCTCGGCGTGGTCCCGCAGGAGGCCTACCTCTTCGTCGGAACCGTGCGCGACGCCATCGCCTACGGCCGTCCCGGGGCGAGCGACGCCGAGGTGGAGGCGGCCGCCCGTGCGGTCGGCGCGCACGAGATGATCGCCCGGCTCGACGGCGGCTATCTGCACGAGGTGGCCGAACGCGGCCGCAACCTCTCCGCCGGACAGCGCCAGCTCATCGCCCTCGCCAGGGCGGAACTGGTCGATCCGGACATTCTGTTGCTGGACGAGGCGACCGCCGCACTCGACCTGGCCACCGAGGCCCAGGTGAACCAGGCCACCGACCGTCTCACCGGCAAGCGCACCACGCTCGTCGTGGCCCACCGCCTGAGCACCGCCGCCCGCGCCGACCGGGTCGTGGTGATGGACGGCGGCCGCGTCGCCGAGGACGGCACGCACGACCAACTCCTCGCCGCCGATGGCCGGTACGCGCGCCTGTGGCGCACTTTCATCGGTGAACCGGCCGAGGTGCGAGCCGCGGGCTGACCTGCGAATGGGCGGTTCCCCGGCACATGGAGCCCGAAATTTCAAGGGAAGCCGAGGGAACCGCCCCCTCCCGTACGGCGTCCGTACACCAGTACGCTGTGGCGCAAGCGGCGGGAGGGGCCAGAAATGAGCAGTGGAGGAACGCATCGCCGTCGGCGCATGCGGCGGCCCGTGGCCGTCGCCGCCGTGCTCGGCGCGAGCGGCCTCGTCGCGCTCATCGGCTCGGGCGTGCACTCGGCGGGTGCCGCGGAGCTGTGCAACGGCCACAAGGCCCGCACCCTGACCTTCAAGACCGGCGAGGTCCGCGTCTACCGCGAGAAGGGCTACGTCTGCGCCGTGGCCGTCGCCAAGAAGCCCGGCGTCAAGCAGAAGATGTCCGTCTCGGTGCAGGCCCGCGGCAGCGCGGCCGTCCAGGACGAGGGCGAGTTCAAGTTCCACGCGGGCCCGGTGAAGGTGCACGCCGGACACCGCTGCGTCGCGGTGCGCGCGGAGATAGGGCGCAGCGAGGTCAGCTCCGGCTGGATCCTCTGCTAGCGCATTCCGCCCCCGCCGGCCGTCGGCTCGGCCGGCCCTCTCCGGCTCTCCCCGGCCCGCAAGCGGAATCTCCCGTCACCACCTGCTCGGCCCAACGCCGCATCCGCTTCCCCGGGTGGACCACCACCTGTGTAACAGCGACCTCACAGCTGCCCTGCGATGTGCCCTACGCCCCGTCAACCTCTGGTGTCACCTCTGCACCTCGGCTAGGTTCCGGGCACACCTGTGTCAACTAGGAGGGTGCATGCGCAAGGCGCTCAGATGGATGCTTGCGACCAGCCTGCTGATAGGCAGCGCCGGCACGGTTTCGGTGGCCACCGCCGCGGAACCGGAGTCCACCGACATCAAGGACCGGCTGCTTGCCGTCAAGGGCATGAGCCTGGTCGAGGAGAAGCCGTACGACGGTTACCGGTACTTCGTCCTCAACTACACCCAGCCGGTCGACCACCGGAACCCGTCCAAGGGCACCTTCAAGCAGCGCATCACCGTGCTGCACAAGGACACCGACCGCCCCAACGTCTTCTTCACCAGCGGCTACAACGTCTCCACGAATCCGAGCCGCAGTGAGCCGACGCAGATCATCGACGGCAACCAGGTCTCGATGGAGTACCGCTTCTTCACTCCCTCGCGACCCGAGCCCGCCGACTGGTCCAAGCTCGACATCTGGCAGGCCGCGAGCGACCAGCACCGTATCTACGAGGCCCTCAAGCCCATTTACGGCAAGAACTGGCTCGCCACCGGCGGCTCCAAGGGCGGCATGACGGCCACCTATTACGAGCGCTTCTACCCCAAGGACATGAACGGCGTCGTCGCCTACGTCGCGCCCAACGACGTCAAGAACGACGAGGACTCGCGCTACGACGAGTTCTTCGAGAACGTCGGCACCAAGGAGTGCCGCGACCGTCTCAACGCCGTGCAGCGCGAGGCCCTGGTGCGCCGCGAGCCGCTGGAGAAGCTGTACGCGGACTTCGCCGAGAAGGGCAACTACACCTTCAACACCGTCGGCGACCTCGACCACGCCTTCGAGGGTGTCGTGCTCGACCTGGTCTGGGGCTTCTGGCAGTACGGCATGGAGGCCGACTGCGACAAGGCCCCCGACGCGAAGACCGCCACCGACCAGGCGCTGTTCGACTACATCAACGAGGTCGGCGGCTGGAGCTCCTACAGCGACCAGGACCTGGCCAGGTACACGCCGTACTACTACCAGGCCGGTACGCAGCTCGGTTCGCCCGACATCAAGCTCCCGCACCTGGAAGGCCTGACCCGCTACGGCTACCAGCCGCCGCGGAACTTCGTGCCGCGTGACATCCCGATGAAGTTCGACCCGACCGCGATGCGCAAGGTCGACAGCTGGGTGCGCCACAACGCCAAGTCGATGATGTGGGTCTACGGCGAGAACGACCCGTGGGGCTCCGAGCGCTTCCGCATCGGCAGCGGCGCCAAGGACTCCTACATCTTTACCGCGCCCGGTGCCAACCACGGTGCCAAGGTCGCGGGCCTGGTCGACAAGGACAAGGCCAAGGCCACCGCGCGGATCCAGGCCTGGGCGGGCGTCGCCCCCGCCTCGGTGAAGGCGGACCCGTCGAAGGCGAAGCCGCTGGCGCCGTTCAACGCCAAGCTGGACCGCCAGGACATCCAGCGCAACAGCCTGCGCCCGTAACCGGCGCCCCGGCCCCGCACCGTCGAACGGTCGCGGACCGGGACCCGGCACGGTAACCGTCGCCCTCCGACGGCTGAACAGGGACCGCAGCCCGGCACCACTGCACATCGGTGCCGGGCGGCGGTCCTTGTCGTCTCTCCGAGTCGTCTTTCCGCGCTGTGGCGGGGACGGGCGCCCCGAGGCGTGCGGCGCCGGCCCCCACCGCGGCTCAGTACGACAGGCCGTACCCCACCGGATACAGCACCTGGGCCGGGTCGTCCGCCCGCTGCACCGGGACCGGCAGGCGGCCCTCGGGTTCCGCCGCGCCCGCGATGACCCGGGCGGCGGCCCGTACTTCGACATCGGTCCAGGAGTAGGCGGCCAGGACCGCGTCCGCGGACGGGAGGCGGGCCACGTCGTAGGGGTTGCGGACGGCGACCACGACGACCGGCAGGCCCTTGGCCGCGAGCGCGTCCACCAGCGCCCGCTGCCCGCTTCCCGCACCGACGTTGTACGTGGCCACCACCACCGCGTCCTGCCCCTCCGCCGCGGCCAGCGCCCGGTCGATGTCCGCCTGCTGCGGGGCGGTCCCGGTGGACACCGAGGCGGTACGGAACCCGAACGCGCCGAGCTCGCGGGCGAGTACCCCGGTCGGCGGCCCCGTGGTGCCCGAGGGCGAGGCCGGATCGGCGCCCATCACAAGGACGTTGGGATGGGTACGGCGCCGCAGCGGCAGCACCCGGTCCTTGTTGACCAGCAGGGTGGTGGTGGACTCGGCGATCGAGTCGGCCGCCCGGAGGTGGGAGAGGGTCCCCACGACGTCGAAGACCCGGGACTCGTCCACATAGGGCTGCTCCAGAAGCCCCAGCTTCGCCTTCAGCCGCAGAACGCGCAGGATCGACTCGTCCAGGCGTGCCTCGGTCAGCTCCCCGCCGCGCACCGCTTCGAGCACCGCGGTCCACGCCACCTTCAGATCCGGCGGGTTGAGCAACTGGTCCACTCCCGCCTTGAGGGCCAGTACGGGCACCCGGTCGTCGCCGTACTTGGTGCGCACCCCCTGCATGCCGAGTGAGTCGGTGACCACCACGCCGTCGTAGCCGAGTTGTTCGCGGAGGATGCCGGTGAGGATGGGGCGGGAGAGGGTGGCCGGATCGCCCGAGGGGTCGAGGGCGGGAACCATGATGTGCGCGGTCATCACCGAGTCGATGCCCGCCGCGATCGCCGCCTTGAACGGCGGCGCGTCCAATTGCTCCCACTCGGCCACGCTGTGCTCGATGACGGGGAAGCCGTAGTGGCTGTCCGTCTCGGTGTCGCCGTGTCCGGGGAAGTGCTTGGACGTCGCGGCCACCGAGGCGCCCTGGTACCCCTCGACCTGCGCGGCCACCAGCCGGGCCACCGACCGTGGTTCGCTGCCGAACGAACGCACACCGATCACGGGGTTGGCCGGGTTGACGTTGACGTCCGCGACGGGGGCGTAGTTCTGCCGGATGCCGAGCGCACGCAGTTCGGTCCCCGCGATCCGGGCGGCGCCCCGGGCCCGGGAGCGGGAGCCGCCCGCGCCGAGGGCCATGGCCCCGGGCAGCAGGGTGGCGGGCTTGCCCACCCGGCAGACGATGCCGTGCTCCTGGTCGGTGGAGATGAGCAGGGGCAGACCGTTCGGCAGGGCGAGTCCTGCCTTCTGGATGCCGTTGCTCAGCGCGGCGATCTGCCGCGGCTCCCGGGTGTTGTGCGCCCAGGTGAAGTAGATGATGCCGCCGACGTGGTAACGGGCGATCAGTTCCGCCGCTGTACGGACCCCGATCTCCTTCAGGTTCGCGTCGATGTCGGCCTGGTCCGGGGCGGTCGCGGAGTGCCCGTACACCCGCATCACGAAGAGCTGGCCGACCTTCTGTTCCAGACTCATCCGCGAGATGAGCCTGCGCAGGGCGGCGTCGTCGTAGCGGCTCGGCTGCTGGGCGGCGGCGGGGGAGAGGGCACCGCCGACCGCGAGCGCGGCGGCGCCCGTGGCGGTGGCGGTGAGCAGGGCGCGTCGGGTGGTACCGGAGTTTCGGTCGTGCACTTGCACTCCTTCCGGAGGAGTCCCGGCGAGCCGGGGGCGGGGCAAGCGCGGGGCGCGGCCGCCGGGCGCGGCAACGTCCGTGCTTCCTTTGCGGGTTGACGAGAACTGCCGAAGGAAACTGCGGAACTGCTCAGGGGGAGCGGAACTTCCCCATGACTGAAAGAAACTTCCGTGGAGCACGGATAGCCGGAAATTTTCTGCCGGTCAAGGGTGGGCGGGGGCGTGGCGCGGAGGAGAGGCCGCGCCCGCCTGGTCCTCCGGCGCCGCGCCCGCCGGTCCTCTGGCGCCGCGCCCGCCCGGCCTTCCGGTGCCGCGCAGCCCGCCCCGGGCCCGCCGCACCCACGCCGCGCTTCCCTCTCCGGTTCGTCTCCGCGGTTCGCCTCCCCGGTTCCTCTCTCCGGTTCGTCTCCCCGGCCTCCGGTTTCGTCTCCGGTCTCCGCTTTCCTCTCTCCGGTGCCGCGCATTCGTCTCACGCAGCCCAGCTCACCGGCGCTTCGCAGCCCCCTCCCCGGCCTGCTCCACCAGGCCCGCCAGATGTGCTCGCCCCGCGCCCAGCAACGGCCCCAGCGGTGCCGCCTTTTCGTACCAGCGCTTCTCGTACTCCCAGCACAGCCAGCCCTCGTAGTCCGGGCCGCCGAGGACGGACAGGCACTCGGCGAGCGGGAGCACTCCCGCGCCGAGGGGCAGGGGGGTGGTGTCCTCGGCGGAGGCGATGTCCTTGACTTGGACGTAGTCGGGGACGTTGCCGAAGGCCTTCAGGCTCTCGGTCGGGGTCTCGCCGCCGAGCCAGGTGTGCATCACGTCCCACAGTGGGCCCGCCGTACCCGGCCCCGCCGCGTCGAGGACGCGGGCCACGTCCGCCGCACGGCGGTGCGAGTCGTGGGTCTCCATGAGGACGCGCACTCCGAGCGGTTCGGTGAACACCGCGGCCGCCGCGAGACGTCGTGCCGCCACGGCGTCGGCCTCCTCCCGTGGGGCGTCGCCACCGCCGGGGAACACCCGGACGAAGCCCGCGCCGAGGTCGTGGGCGAGCCCGGCCAGGGTGCGGATGTCGTCCAGGACGGGCTCGTCGGGGCCGGGCTCGGCCACCTGCGCGTATCCGGCGACCGCGCTGACCGCGATGCCCGCCGCGGCGAACTGCCGTGCCGCCGAAGCGCGTTGGGCACTGTCCAGGCCGGGGTGTACGGGTTCCTCGGGGTGGGCGCGCAGTTCGACGCCCGCGTAGCCGTGCGCGGTGGCCAGAGCGAGTACCTCGTCGAGAGGGCGGCCGGGCAGGCCGAGGGTGGAGAACGCGTAACGGGGGCCGCTCATGCGGGTGCCTCCTGCTTGTCGTGCTGCTTGTGCTCGGGCTCGTCGAGCCGCAGTCGGTAATCATGTCCGACCAGGTCGGCGCCGAAGGAGTGGTGCGGCTGTTCCGCGATGAGCTCGAAGCCGTGGCGGCGGTAGAGCGTGGCCGCCGCGCGCAGGACGTCGTTCGTCCACAGCACGAGTTCGCGGTAGCCCGTCCGGCGGGCGAAGTCCACGCAGGCGCGTATCAGTTGGTCGCCGACACCGTGCCCACGCGCGTCCGGTTCGACGAGCAGCAGCCGGAGCCGAGCGGCGCCGGGCTCCCGGTCCCGTACGCACAGCACGCAGCCGACTCGACGTCCGTCGAGCTCGGCGATCCAGACCTGCTCCAGGTCTGGGTCGTGGTCCTGCGCGAAGTCGGCGACGATACGGGCGACCAGTGCCTCGTACTCGCTGTTCCAGCCGAACTCGGCCGCGTACAGGGCCCCGTTGCGCTCCACGATCCAGCCGAGGTCACCGGGGGCGGGCCCACGCAGCAGAACCTCGCCGCCACGTCTCGTACGGGCTGCCTCGTCGCCGCCGCGCTCCAGAGTCTCCCGGACGGTGTGCAGGGCCTCGGTGAGCGGAGCGTGCGCACTCGCCGGTACCTCGGCGAGCAGGGTCGCCACCGCCTCGCGGGAGCGTTCGTCGAGCACGGCCGCGGCCTCGCGGCCGCGTTCGGTGAGCGTGACCCGGCGACGTCGCGGGTCCCTCGCGGAAGGGCCGCTCTCGACCAGTTCGTCCTTCTCGAACTTGCCCAGTATCCGGCTCAAGTACCCGGCGTCCAGGGACAGTTCGGAGCGCAGGTCGGCGGCGTCCGTGCCCGCGGAGTGCGCGAGTTCGTACAGGACGCGGGACTCGGTCAGCGTGTACGGAGCGTGCAGGTGGCGGCTGTAGTCGAGGGCGCCTATCAGGTTTGTGTAGAAGCGGTTGAAGGAGCGGACCTCCTGGATCACCGGTGCCCGGGTGCCGGGGGTGGTGCCGGATTTCCGGCCCGTGGGCGGAGGGTCCGGCGGGTACGGAGGTTCCGGTGGGTCCGGAGGTTCCGGCGGACTTGGGGAAGTGCGTGCGTCGGGCGGGCTCGGGAGAGCGTGTGTGTCCGACGGGTCGAGCGTCTGGGAGGGGTTCGGCTTCTTCGGGTGACGGTGGCTCGGCATGCTGACTCCTGGTGATTACCTTTGACTGAGTCAAACGTAAGCCTCCGGAAGCGGCCCGGGAAGCCCGCAGGGAGGGACTCCCGATCCCAGGATCGCCAGTCCCTCCCCGTGCGCGCACCGTTATGCCAGGTCAGCGCGGTCCTGCCGTAACGGCATCGCGCCGCGGTGACACCGTCATGCCTCGGGCCGAGCCATCCTCTCCGCGAGCCAACCCCCTCCGCGCACTCCGCCCCGCCACGCGTCGGTCCGCAGCCCGCTCAGTCCCGCCCACGCGGGTTCGTCGCCCCTCCGCGCGCCATCCCCCTCCGCGCGTCAGCCCGCCCGAACCGGCCCCGTAGACCCCCGCACCCTCAACTCCCCGGTCACCGGAATCACTTCCCCCGCCCGCCCCTCCTGCCCGAGGGCCAGTCGCCCGGCCCGCTGCCCCGCCTCGGTCAGCGGCAGGTGCACGGTGGTCAGCGAGGGCACGGCGTCGGAGCTGAAGGGGAGGTCGTCGAAGCCGGTCACTGAGACGTCGCCGGGGACCGAGATTCCGGCGTCGCGCAGGGCGGCGCAGGCGCCCAGGGCGAGGCTGTCGTTGGCGGCCACCACCGCGGTCAAATCCGGGTCGCGCGAGAGGAGTTCTTGCATGGCGTGGTAGCCGGAGCCGCGTTCGTAGGAGGCGTGCACGGTGAGCGGGGCGGGGTCGGGGAGCTGGTGCGCGGCCAGCGCCTCGCGGTGGCCCTCGAGACGGTGCCGGGTGGTGGTGCGGTCCTCGGGGCCCGCGATGCAGGCGATGCGGCGGTGGCCGAGGGACAACAGGTGTGCGGTGAGTTCGCGGGCGCCCGCCCGGTTGTCGAACGGGAGCGCGATGGACGGGGTGTCCTTCAGCGGGGGCCTGCCGCACAGCACCACCCGGGTCCCCGACTCCTCGAGGCGCCGTACCTTCGCGGCCAGCGCGCCGGTGTGCTCGCGGTCCTCGGTGCCGCTGCCGGTGAGTACCACCGCGGCGGCGCGCTGGCGCTGGAGCAGGGTGAGGTACGTCAGTTCGCGTTCCGGTGCGCCGCCGGTCGCGCAGACCACCGCGAGCCGTTCCCCGCCGCCCCGGCCTCCGCCGGAACCGATCTGCGACTGCACCGCCGCGGCGATGATCCCGAAGAAGGGGTCGGCGATGTCGGCGACCAGGATGCCGACCAGGTCGGAGGTGGCGGCGGCCAGTGCGCTGGCCGGTCCGTTGACCACGTAGTCGAGGTCGGCCACCGCGCGCAGCACGCGTTCCCTGGTGGGCCCGGCGACCGGATAGTTGCCGTTCAGCACCCGGGAGACGGTGGCGGGGGAGACCTGTGCGCGTGCCGCCACGTCCGCCAGGGTCACAGTCATCCGGTCGTCCTCCGCCCGTCGTTCCTGCCGTTCCACTGTTCCGGCCGCGCCGCCCGGGCCGCCGTACTCGCCGCCCGCGACCTTCGCACCTGCCGGTCGCTCCCCGAAGCCCAGGCTCTCGAAGCCCACAGGCTGCCGAAGCCCAGAGGTCTCGAAGTCCACAGGCTCCTGAAGTCCACAGGCTGCCGAAGCCCACAGGCTAGGGCACGACCGTTCCCGCCGCGCCCCCTCGTCCCAGGCCGACCACCAGGGACGTCTCCGCGGCGACGGGCGCGACAGCGGCCCCGAACCCCGCGCCCGCACACGAACCGTGGCGCTCCGGACATCCCCTCCCTCCCGGACACCCGGCAGCACCGTCCGTCCCGAACCCCGGCAGCACCGTCGATCCCGAACACCCGACCCCGCTGTCGGTGGCGGGCGGTAGCGTCGGGGCATGTCCGGTCTCGCGGTGATCGAGGGTGTCCTTGAGCGGATCACGTATGCCAACGAGGACAACGGCTACACGGTCGCGCGCGTGGACACCGGGCGCGGTGGCGGCGATCTGCTGACGGTCGTCGGCTCGCTGCTCGGTGCCCAGCCCGGTGAGTCGCTGCGGATGGAGGGCCGCTGGGGCTCGCACCCGCAGTACGGCAAGCAGTTCACCGTCGAGAACTACACCACCGTGCTGCCCGCGACCGTCCAGGGCATCAGGCGCTATCTCGGCTCGGGCCTGATCAAGGGCATCGGGCCGCGGATCGCCGACCGGATCGTGGAGCACTTCGGCCTTCGGACCCTGGACATCATCGAGGAGAGCCCGGGGCGGCTGGTCGAGGTGCCGGGGCTCGGGCCCAAGCGCACCAAGCTGATCGGTGCCGCCTGGGAGGAACAGAAGGCCATCAAGGAGGTGATGATCTTTCTTCAGGGTGTCGGCGTCTCCACGTCGATCGCGGTGCGCATCTACAAGAAGTACGGGGACTCCTCCATCGACGTGGTGCGCCACCAGCCCTACCGGCTCGCGGCCGACGTCTGGGGCATCGGCTTCCTGACCGCCGACCGCATCGCCCAGTCCGTGGGCATTCCGCACGACAGCCCGGAGCGGGTGATGGCGGGGCTCCAGTACGCGCTGTCGCAGTCCACCGACCAGGGCCACTGCTTCCTGCCCGAGGAACAGCTCATCGCGGACGCGGTGAAGCTGCTCCAGGTGGACACCGGCCTGGTCATCGACTGTCTGGACCGGCTCGCGGGGCAGGAGGAGGGCGTCGTCCGCGAGAAGGTGCCCGGGCCGGAGACCGGCGAACCGGTCACCGCGGTGTACCTGGTGCCCTTCCACCGTGCCGAACTCTCCCTGTCCGCCCAGGTGTCGAGACTGCTGCGGACCGAGCAGGAGCGGCTGCCCGCCTTCCGGGACGTCGACTGGGACAAGGCGCTCGGCTGGCTCGCCGAGCGGACCGGCACCGAACTCGCCCCGGAGCAGCGGGAGGCGGTCCGGCTCGCGCTCACCCGGCGGGTGGCCGTGCTGACCGGCGGCCCGGGCTGCGGCAAGTCCTTCACGGTGCGCTCGGTGGTGGAGCTCGCCCGCGCCAAGAAGGCCAAGGTGGTCCTCGCCGCACCCACCGGCCGGGCCGCGAAACGGCTGTCGGAGCTGACCGGGGCCGAGGCCTCCACCGTGCACCGGCTGCTCGAACTCAAGCCGGGCGGGGACGCCGCCTACGACAAGGACCGGCCGCTCGACGCCGATCTCGTCGTGGTGGACGAGGCCTCGATGCTGGATCTGCTGCTCGCGAACAAGCTGGTCAAGGCGGTGCCGCCGGGCGCCCATCTGCTGTTCGTCGGCGATGTCGACCAGTTGCCCAGCGTCGGCGCGGGCGAGGTGCTGCGCGATCTCCTGGCGCCCGGCAGCCCGGTGCCCGCGGTGCGGCTCACCCGGATCTTCCGGCAGGCGCAGCAGTCCGGTGTGGTCACCAACGCCCACCGCATCAACTCCGGTACCCCGCCGCTCACTTCCGGCCTGGACGACTTCTTCCTGTTCGTCGAGGAGGACACCGAGGAGGCGGGCAGGCTCACCGTCGACGTCGCGGCCCGCCGGATCCCGGCCCGCTTCGGGCTCGATCCGCGGCGCGACGTCCAGGTGCTTGCGCCCATGCACCGCGGGCCCGCCGGTGCGGGCAACCTCAACGGCCTGCTCCAGCAGGCCATCACGCCCGCCCGGCCGGACCTGCCCGAGAAGCGGTTCGGCGGGCGTGTGTTCCGCGTCGGCGACAAGGTCACCCAGATCCGCAACAACTACGAGAAGGGCGCGAACGGCGTCTTCAACGGCACCGTCGGCGTGGTCACCTCACTGAGCATCGAGGATCAGCGGCTGACCGTACGTACCGACGAGGACGAGGAGGTGCCCTACGACTTCGACGAACTGGACGAGCTGTCGCACGCCTATGCCGTGACCATCCACCGCTCGCAGGGCAGCGAGTACCCGGCGGTCGTCATCCCGGTCA
This is a stretch of genomic DNA from Streptomyces sp. NA04227. It encodes these proteins:
- a CDS encoding bifunctional helix-turn-helix transcriptional regulator/GNAT family N-acetyltransferase; amino-acid sequence: MIQEVRSFNRFYTNLIGALDYSRHLHAPYTLTESRVLYELAHSAGTDAADLRSELSLDAGYLSRILGKFEKDELVESGPSARDPRRRRVTLTERGREAAAVLDERSREAVATLLAEVPASAHAPLTEALHTVRETLERGGDEAARTRRGGEVLLRGPAPGDLGWIVERNGALYAAEFGWNSEYEALVARIVADFAQDHDPDLEQVWIAELDGRRVGCVLCVRDREPGAARLRLLLVEPDARGHGVGDQLIRACVDFARRTGYRELVLWTNDVLRAAATLYRRHGFELIAEQPHHSFGADLVGHDYRLRLDEPEHKQHDKQEAPA
- a CDS encoding LacI family DNA-binding transcriptional regulator; its protein translation is MTVTLADVAARAQVSPATVSRVLNGNYPVAGPTRERVLRAVADLDYVVNGPASALAAATSDLVGILVADIADPFFGIIAAAVQSQIGSGGGRGGGERLAVVCATGGAPERELTYLTLLQRQRAAAVVLTGSGTEDREHTGALAAKVRRLEESGTRVVLCGRPPLKDTPSIALPFDNRAGARELTAHLLSLGHRRIACIAGPEDRTTTRHRLEGHREALAAHQLPDPAPLTVHASYERGSGYHAMQELLSRDPDLTAVVAANDSLALGACAALRDAGISVPGDVSVTGFDDLPFSSDAVPSLTTVHLPLTEAGQRAGRLALGQEGRAGEVIPVTGELRVRGSTGPVRAG
- a CDS encoding ATP-dependent RecD-like DNA helicase, which gives rise to MSGLAVIEGVLERITYANEDNGYTVARVDTGRGGGDLLTVVGSLLGAQPGESLRMEGRWGSHPQYGKQFTVENYTTVLPATVQGIRRYLGSGLIKGIGPRIADRIVEHFGLRTLDIIEESPGRLVEVPGLGPKRTKLIGAAWEEQKAIKEVMIFLQGVGVSTSIAVRIYKKYGDSSIDVVRHQPYRLAADVWGIGFLTADRIAQSVGIPHDSPERVMAGLQYALSQSTDQGHCFLPEEQLIADAVKLLQVDTGLVIDCLDRLAGQEEGVVREKVPGPETGEPVTAVYLVPFHRAELSLSAQVSRLLRTEQERLPAFRDVDWDKALGWLAERTGTELAPEQREAVRLALTRRVAVLTGGPGCGKSFTVRSVVELARAKKAKVVLAAPTGRAAKRLSELTGAEASTVHRLLELKPGGDAAYDKDRPLDADLVVVDEASMLDLLLANKLVKAVPPGAHLLFVGDVDQLPSVGAGEVLRDLLAPGSPVPAVRLTRIFRQAQQSGVVTNAHRINSGTPPLTSGLDDFFLFVEEDTEEAGRLTVDVAARRIPARFGLDPRRDVQVLAPMHRGPAGAGNLNGLLQQAITPARPDLPEKRFGGRVFRVGDKVTQIRNNYEKGANGVFNGTVGVVTSLSIEDQRLTVRTDEDEEVPYDFDELDELSHAYAVTIHRSQGSEYPAVVIPVTTSAWMMLQRNLLYTAVTRAKKLVVLVGSRKALGQAVRTVSAGRRCTALDFRLSGAGSLSTTAG
- a CDS encoding sugar phosphate isomerase/epimerase: MSGPRYAFSTLGLPGRPLDEVLALATAHGYAGVELRAHPEEPVHPGLDSAQRASAARQFAAAGIAVSAVAGYAQVAEPGPDEPVLDDIRTLAGLAHDLGAGFVRVFPGGGDAPREEADAVAARRLAAAAVFTEPLGVRVLMETHDSHRRAADVARVLDAAGPGTAGPLWDVMHTWLGGETPTESLKAFGNVPDYVQVKDIASAEDTTPLPLGAGVLPLAECLSVLGGPDYEGWLCWEYEKRWYEKAAPLGPLLGAGRAHLAGLVEQAGEGAAKRR